From Nitrobacter sp. NHB1, a single genomic window includes:
- a CDS encoding NAD-dependent 4,6-dehydratase LegB, with product MKLQGKKILVTGADGFIGSHLTEYLVEQGANVRAFVYYNSFNSWGWLDETSTRIKRELDVFAGDIRDPNGVRTAMRGCDVVFHLAALIAIPYSYHSPDAYVDTNVRGTLNVVQAARDLAVERVVHTSTSEVYGTARFVPITEEHPLQGQSPYSATKIGADQLAMSFHLSFGTPLSIIRPFNTYGPRQSARAVIPTIITQIASGAKRIKLGAMTPTRDFNYVRDTVRGFVAVGECDDAIGKVLNVGSNFEVSIGDTARLIAEQMGQDVEFELDQQRLRPAGSEVERLWADNAKINKLAGWTPDYAGREGLARGLKETIAWFGDAANLRRYKAELYNI from the coding sequence ATGAAACTTCAGGGTAAGAAAATTCTTGTGACGGGCGCCGATGGTTTCATCGGTTCGCACCTCACCGAGTATCTCGTCGAACAGGGCGCCAATGTGCGTGCATTCGTCTATTACAACAGCTTCAATTCATGGGGCTGGCTCGACGAAACCAGCACGAGGATCAAGCGCGAACTCGACGTCTTCGCCGGTGATATCCGCGATCCCAACGGTGTTCGCACGGCGATGCGTGGATGCGACGTGGTGTTTCATCTCGCGGCGCTGATTGCAATTCCGTACTCGTACCATTCTCCCGACGCGTATGTGGACACCAACGTCCGGGGTACGCTGAATGTCGTGCAGGCAGCGCGGGATCTCGCGGTCGAACGCGTGGTTCACACATCGACCAGCGAGGTCTATGGGACCGCCCGCTTCGTGCCGATCACGGAAGAGCACCCGCTTCAGGGACAATCGCCTTACTCCGCGACGAAAATCGGCGCAGATCAGTTGGCCATGAGCTTCCATCTGTCGTTCGGCACGCCGCTCAGCATCATCCGGCCGTTCAACACCTATGGGCCGCGGCAGTCCGCGCGGGCGGTTATCCCCACGATCATTACCCAGATCGCGTCGGGCGCGAAGCGGATCAAGCTCGGCGCGATGACGCCGACACGGGACTTCAACTACGTCCGCGATACCGTGCGGGGATTCGTTGCGGTGGGCGAGTGCGACGATGCGATCGGAAAGGTTCTGAACGTCGGCAGCAATTTCGAGGTCTCGATCGGCGACACGGCCAGATTGATCGCCGAGCAGATGGGACAGGACGTCGAGTTCGAGCTCGATCAGCAACGCCTGCGTCCGGCGGGCAGCGAGGTCGAGCGCTTGTGGGCGGACAACGCGAAAATCAACAAGCTGGCGGGCTGGACTCCGGATTACGCGGGCCGGGAAGGGCTTGCCCGCGGATTGAAGGAAACCATCGCCTGGTTCGGTGACGCCGCCAATCTGCGCCGCTACAAGGCCGAGCTCTATAACATCTGA